One Streptobacillus ratti genomic window carries:
- a CDS encoding Abi family protein — protein MKKIKYDKEFKTFEEQILYLKTKYNLTIQDESSTLNLLKNFPYYNLINGYKEYFMKEEKYLNTSFEDLIFIHLLDKDFLTIIFEYSTYVEDIFKHKLAYIISSQSYNHVDEKIYLKDENLFKKDFESNIINKLENILNNTNEKPTKHYKEKHNHIPAWILFKNSNFNDITEFFKILNINLQIDVIKMFNFFSKIKFKFNTKPKKGVKNAKQIEMFKKSLVTIRKFRNLIGHNLKVFTYKLKNGISMYRFDDEFIKKFFIVSNKNHSGDLYTCIISIILLLDVPLSILFVKHLQSIIERHIQYSSMYFQMYKLPLNFNEILEELKDELIKINQSNI, from the coding sequence ATGAAAAAAATAAAATATGATAAAGAATTTAAAACTTTTGAAGAACAAATTTTATACTTAAAAACTAAATATAATTTAACAATTCAAGATGAAAGTTCGACTTTAAATCTTTTAAAAAATTTTCCCTATTATAATCTTATAAACGGTTATAAAGAATATTTTATGAAAGAAGAAAAATATTTAAATACTTCATTCGAGGATTTAATTTTTATTCATTTATTAGATAAAGATTTTTTAACTATAATATTTGAATATAGTACATATGTAGAAGATATTTTCAAACATAAATTAGCATATATAATTAGTAGTCAAAGTTATAATCATGTAGATGAAAAAATTTATTTAAAAGATGAAAATTTATTCAAAAAAGATTTTGAATCTAATATTATAAATAAATTAGAAAATATTTTAAATAATACAAATGAAAAGCCAACTAAACATTACAAAGAAAAACATAATCACATTCCAGCTTGGATTCTTTTTAAAAATAGTAATTTTAATGATATAACAGAATTTTTTAAAATACTTAATATCAATTTACAAATAGATGTAATAAAAATGTTCAACTTTTTTTCTAAAATAAAATTCAAATTTAATACTAAACCTAAAAAAGGAGTTAAAAATGCAAAACAAATAGAAATGTTTAAAAAATCATTAGTAACTATAAGAAAATTTAGAAATTTGATAGGGCATAATTTAAAAGTATTTACTTATAAATTAAAAAATGGTATTTCAATGTATCGTTTTGATGATGAATTTATAAAAAAGTTTTTTATTGTGTCTAATAAAAACCATTCTGGTGATTTATATACATGTATTATATCTATAATTTTATTATTAGATGTTCCTCTTTCTATATTATTTGTAAAACATTTGCAATCAATCATAGAAAGACATATTCAATATTCTAGTATGTATTTTCAAATGTATAAATTACCCTTAAATTTTAATGAAATATTAGAAGAACTTAAAGATGAATTAATCAAAATTAACCAATCTAATATATAA
- a CDS encoding ImmA/IrrE family metallo-endopeptidase, whose translation MKNNEVIKISKELKHHYNSNIFELIKDNKIIVNYAELKKCKGFSTICEDYQMIVINDNLEEYEKDFILAHELGHSLFHDKNLRYFSNICDSRDKCELQANLFATIFLGYEYQDNLNDCPIQKIVNYIHCNFLNNYIDIKEID comes from the coding sequence ATGAAAAATAATGAAGTAATTAAAATAAGCAAAGAATTAAAACACCATTATAATAGTAATATATTTGAATTAATTAAGGATAATAAAATTATTGTAAATTATGCTGAATTAAAAAAATGCAAAGGTTTTTCTACTATATGTGAAGATTATCAAATGATAGTTATTAATGATAATTTAGAAGAATATGAAAAAGATTTTATATTAGCTCACGAGTTAGGTCATTCACTTTTTCATGATAAAAATTTAAGATATTTTAGCAATATTTGTGATAGTAGAGATAAATGTGAACTACAAGCAAATTTATTTGCTACAATATTTTTAGGTTATGAATACCAGGATAATTTAAATGATTGCCCTATTCAAAAAATAGTCAATTATATACATTGTAATTTTTTGAATAATTATATTGATATAAAAGAGATTGACTAA
- a CDS encoding helix-turn-helix domain-containing protein → MKIGEKIKKLRKSNDLTMEKLAEIFSKKYGTGTLKSTISLWENEKQPLSIQSLEMYCNYFNVSLDYLTGNQSETQKTSYDEIEIEKKALNENQKQRLQAFLQSNSIMFFNSNGKEDLETQELIEKALTDSFIKILKKKGEL, encoded by the coding sequence ATGAAAATAGGTGAAAAAATAAAAAAATTAAGAAAAAGTAATGATCTAACTATGGAAAAATTAGCAGAAATTTTTTCAAAAAAATATGGTACTGGTACATTAAAAAGTACAATTTCTTTATGGGAAAATGAAAAGCAACCATTAAGTATTCAATCACTTGAAATGTATTGTAACTACTTCAATGTATCATTAGATTATTTAACTGGCAATCAATCAGAAACTCAAAAAACATCATATGATGAAATAGAAATAGAAAAAAAAGCTTTAAATGAAAATCAAAAGCAAAGACTACAAGCATTTCTTCAATCAAATAGTATAATGTTCTTTAATAGCAATGGTAAGGAGGATTTAGAAACACAAGAGTTAATAGAAAAAGCTCTAACGGATTCTTTTATAAAGATATTAAAGAAAAAAGGAGAATTATAG
- a CDS encoding helix-turn-helix domain-containing protein, whose protein sequence is MNLTLGRRIKITRLLADKTLDEVSEETKIGKGALSRYENNKQLPKLDTLEKIEKSIGKLVPKDFSEKIRKDS, encoded by the coding sequence ATGAATTTGACATTGGGAAGAAGAATTAAAATAACCAGATTATTGGCAGATAAAACATTAGATGAAGTTTCAGAAGAAACTAAAATAGGTAAAGGTGCTTTATCAAGATATGAAAATAATAAGCAATTACCTAAATTAGATACATTGGAAAAAATAGAAAAATCAATAGGTAAATTAGTACCTAAAGATTTTTCAGAAAAAATACGAAAAGATAGTTAA
- a CDS encoding phage antirepressor KilAC domain-containing protein — translation MQLSLNEKRETITSLELVEIINKFRKQELKENELRHDTLLSIIRDEFKEEIGIQKILETPYIHPQNKQKYPMFILSFSQAKQLLIRESRLVRKAVIEYIEKLENKLKEKFQVPSNFKEALMLAVKQQEELEKLEQKIETDKPKVLFAEALEISKTSILVGELAKLIKQNGVEMGAKRLFEWLRKKGYLGNKGEQYNMPTQKSMELKIMEIKTTETVNTNGSIRINKTPKITGKGQSYFVNKFLKNTVMKGS, via the coding sequence ATGCAGCTATCATTAAATGAAAAAAGAGAAACGATAACAAGTTTAGAACTTGTGGAAATTATAAATAAATTTAGGAAACAAGAATTAAAAGAGAACGAATTAAGACACGATACATTGCTTAGTATTATTCGTGATGAATTTAAAGAAGAAATAGGTATCCAAAAAATTTTGGAGACCCCTTACATTCATCCTCAAAATAAACAAAAATACCCGATGTTTATTCTAAGTTTTTCACAAGCTAAACAATTATTAATTAGAGAGTCAAGACTTGTAAGAAAAGCTGTCATAGAATATATAGAAAAGCTAGAGAATAAACTTAAAGAGAAATTTCAAGTACCTAGTAATTTTAAAGAGGCTTTAATGTTAGCAGTTAAGCAACAAGAGGAATTAGAAAAATTAGAACAAAAGATAGAAACAGATAAACCTAAAGTACTATTTGCAGAGGCATTAGAGATATCAAAAACAAGTATTCTTGTAGGGGAGTTGGCAAAACTAATAAAACAAAATGGTGTGGAAATGGGAGCAAAAAGACTATTTGAATGGTTAAGAAAAAAGGGTTACTTAGGTAATAAAGGCGAACAATACAACATGCCAACACAAAAGAGTATGGAATTAAAGATAATGGAAATAAAGACGACAGAAACAGTGAATACTAATGGAAGTATTAGAATTAATAAAACTCCTAAGATAACAGGAAAAGGTCAATCATATTTTGTAAATAAGTTTTTAAAAAATACAGTGATGAAAGGAAGTTAA
- a CDS encoding VRR-NUC domain-containing protein, translated as MNEKTLENKIKRHLKENGHYFFKTHGGAFGKSGIPDLIICIKGLFVGLEIKNPNKKGKVSELQKYNIEKIKDSFGHALVIDSWEQYLDEYYKIVSKKYDRR; from the coding sequence ATGAATGAAAAAACATTAGAAAATAAAATAAAAAGACATTTAAAAGAAAATGGTCATTATTTCTTTAAGACGCATGGTGGAGCATTTGGGAAAAGTGGCATTCCTGATTTAATTATTTGTATTAAAGGTCTTTTTGTAGGTTTAGAGATTAAAAATCCTAATAAAAAAGGAAAGGTTTCTGAACTTCAAAAATATAATATAGAAAAAATTAAGGATAGTTTTGGACATGCACTGGTAATTGATAGTTGGGAACAATATTTAGATGAGTATTATAAGATAGTTAGTAAGAAATATGATAGGAGGTGA
- a CDS encoding DEAD/DEAH box helicase, with protein MLYQKQIEIFKQIKPNGMIPAGTSTGKTLISLFYYLKYFSKVPLIVIAPAVKVQEGGWERELKIACNFLKRDVPPIEVISYSKIVNHEFKEAFYILDEAHYIKNSTSQRGKAVKKGLKKAKGFLMLTATPGSKIEEFINYFIIWEFIKNKTQFLKKYTIQSKSYFGNFMEIKGYQNEQEFYNLLNSKCTDKLNVEDIFEMPEKIHKFIEFNPCSEYKVAKNTRIGHKGEILDTQAKLCAYLRANCSSKAKLDYLEYLVSEIKEEDKNVLIFYNFKKELEEIKSNIKIDYLINGEIKDFPIKEEFEKQKSKVTLVQIQAGGAGIELTYNSRVIYYSPTYSYQDYEQSLGRAYRKGQEHKLIIYKFMTKNTMEEDVWKSLENKEDFNDKLWIK; from the coding sequence ATGTTATATCAAAAGCAAATAGAAATTTTTAAACAAATTAAACCAAATGGAATGATACCGGCGGGAACATCTACAGGAAAGACATTAATAAGTTTATTCTATTATTTGAAATATTTTAGTAAAGTTCCATTAATAGTAATAGCACCTGCGGTTAAAGTTCAAGAAGGTGGTTGGGAAAGAGAATTAAAAATAGCTTGCAATTTTTTAAAAAGAGATGTACCTCCAATCGAAGTAATTAGTTATAGTAAGATAGTTAATCATGAATTTAAAGAGGCGTTTTACATTTTGGATGAGGCACACTATATAAAAAATAGCACTAGTCAACGTGGGAAAGCTGTAAAAAAAGGACTAAAAAAAGCAAAAGGATTTTTAATGCTTACGGCAACACCGGGAAGTAAAATAGAAGAATTTATTAATTATTTCATAATATGGGAGTTTATTAAAAACAAAACGCAATTTCTTAAAAAATATACAATTCAATCTAAATCATATTTTGGAAATTTTATGGAGATTAAAGGATATCAAAATGAACAAGAGTTTTATAATCTGCTTAACTCAAAATGTACTGATAAATTAAATGTAGAAGATATATTTGAAATGCCAGAAAAGATACATAAATTTATAGAGTTTAATCCTTGTAGTGAATATAAGGTAGCAAAAAATACAAGAATAGGACATAAAGGTGAGATATTAGACACACAAGCTAAACTATGTGCATACTTACGTGCTAATTGCTCGAGTAAAGCTAAATTAGATTATTTAGAGTATTTAGTAAGTGAAATTAAAGAAGAAGATAAAAATGTACTTATTTTCTATAACTTTAAAAAAGAATTAGAGGAAATTAAAAGTAATATAAAAATAGACTATTTAATAAATGGAGAGATTAAAGACTTTCCTATAAAAGAAGAATTTGAAAAACAAAAAAGTAAAGTAACGTTAGTTCAGATACAAGCTGGAGGAGCAGGAATAGAATTAACATATAATTCAAGAGTAATTTATTATAGTCCGACTTATTCTTATCAAGATTATGAACAGTCTTTAGGAAGAGCATATAGAAAAGGACAAGAACATAAATTGATTATATATAAATTTATGACTAAAAATACTATGGAAGAAGATGTATGGAAATCATTAGAAAATAAAGAGGATTTTAATGATAAATTATGGATAAAATAA
- a CDS encoding AAA family ATPase has translation MAIGVLIIGESGTGKSTSIRNLNPDETFIIQVVNKPLPFPKFKDFYPLYNKENKKGNRVITSNYEVIVRILKILDMERKYKNIIIDDSTYLIAKQYLESNSKGYDKFNGLLESFYYLVKCIENLTNENLKIILLGHQKENENGKMTFKTIGKAIDEKITVEGLFSIVLNTEIKDRQYYFRTQNNGYNTSKSPMGMFENEYIENDLKMVIEQIDEYYGI, from the coding sequence ATGGCAATAGGAGTGCTAATTATAGGAGAGAGTGGAACTGGTAAGAGTACAAGCATAAGAAATCTTAATCCAGATGAAACATTTATTATACAGGTGGTAAATAAGCCATTACCATTCCCTAAATTTAAAGATTTTTATCCTTTGTATAACAAGGAAAATAAAAAAGGAAATAGAGTAATTACGTCTAATTATGAAGTTATTGTTAGAATATTAAAGATTTTAGATATGGAAAGAAAATATAAAAATATCATAATAGATGACTCAACATATTTAATAGCAAAACAATATTTGGAATCAAATTCAAAAGGTTATGATAAATTTAATGGATTATTAGAGAGTTTTTATTATCTAGTTAAGTGTATAGAAAATTTAACAAATGAAAACCTAAAAATAATCTTATTAGGACATCAAAAAGAAAACGAAAACGGAAAAATGACTTTCAAAACAATAGGTAAAGCTATAGATGAAAAAATTACAGTTGAGGGACTTTTTAGTATAGTTTTAAATACAGAAATAAAAGATAGACAATATTATTTCAGAACACAAAATAATGGATACAATACTTCAAAGAGTCCAATGGGAATGTTTGAAAATGAGTACATAGAAAATGATTTAAAAATGGTAATAGAACAAATAGATGAATATTATGGAATATAA
- a CDS encoding siphovirus Gp157 family protein, whose translation MNLIELTNAENEILELALNEEITEEELYIAINNLDLAIKEKGVNYIKVIDRLKNHIEQGKMYKKEIETRLKKIENTEKKIKNYILFAMENAKLKKIETPLGTITYSSGRDSVEIENEDDIPKEFKIKEEVIKIDKRKILEHLKTTGEIVEGVDIVQRPFITIK comes from the coding sequence ATGAATTTAATAGAACTAACTAATGCAGAAAATGAAATACTAGAATTAGCACTAAATGAGGAGATAACAGAAGAAGAGCTTTATATAGCGATTAACAATTTAGATTTAGCTATAAAAGAAAAGGGTGTTAATTACATCAAGGTAATAGATAGATTAAAAAATCATATAGAACAAGGGAAGATGTATAAAAAGGAAATAGAAACAAGACTTAAGAAAATAGAAAATACAGAAAAAAAGATAAAAAACTATATACTATTTGCTATGGAAAACGCAAAATTAAAGAAAATTGAAACACCTCTTGGTACTATAACATATTCTTCAGGAAGAGACTCGGTTGAAATTGAAAATGAAGATGATATACCTAAAGAATTTAAAATAAAAGAGGAAGTAATTAAAATAGATAAAAGAAAAATACTAGAACATCTTAAAACTACTGGGGAGATAGTTGAGGGAGTAGACATTGTACAAAGACCTTTTATAACTATCAAATAA
- a CDS encoding single-stranded DNA-binding protein, whose translation MKSASFIGRMSYKSNIELKKNVKLIKFELAINKKDSDTEYFKFTAWGKMAEIIETYCQKGVKIWVRAEPRQLKIDGKEFVYFQVEAIELLEFKKENKKEILNNFDW comes from the coding sequence ATGAAGTCGGCAAGTTTTATTGGCAGAATGTCGTATAAATCAAATATAGAGCTAAAGAAAAATGTAAAATTAATTAAATTTGAATTAGCGATAAATAAAAAAGATAGCGATACTGAATACTTTAAGTTTACTGCTTGGGGCAAAATGGCAGAAATAATAGAAACATATTGTCAAAAAGGGGTAAAAATATGGGTTAGAGCAGAGCCAAGACAATTAAAAATAGACGGTAAAGAATTTGTTTATTTTCAAGTAGAAGCTATTGAGCTATTAGAATTTAAAAAAGAGAATAAAAAAGAAATTTTAAATAATTTTGACTGGTAG
- a CDS encoding replication initiator protein A, with amino-acid sequence MDILNETFYQVPKSIFRLWVQGKIRDSTFKVYIVFLERYKISKFRDEENRKYFTFTYDSIMKELNIKGRTKISDIIKELLSLKLIEKKGRTRQANRFYISPVDCTNN; translated from the coding sequence TTGGATATACTAAACGAAACTTTTTACCAAGTACCTAAATCTATTTTTAGACTTTGGGTGCAAGGTAAAATAAGGGATTCAACATTTAAAGTTTACATAGTCTTTTTAGAAAGATACAAAATATCTAAATTCAGAGATGAGGAAAATAGGAAATATTTTACATTTACATACGATAGCATAATGAAAGAGTTAAACATTAAAGGTAGAACTAAAATTTCAGATATTATAAAAGAACTTTTAAGTCTTAAATTAATTGAAAAAAAGGGTAGAACTAGACAAGCTAATCGATTTTATATTAGTCCAGTAGATTGTACTAATAATTAG
- a CDS encoding ATP-binding protein encodes MQVMKIEKDLTELEIDIRDFFRKEINPDLFTVSKKTLEHKFENWDKNTMQELKKKLERLCSNFKSGNKYGAVFTGDVGTGKTFAVDCIYNELKEKFIVLRTNLSTILEVLKDNFNSNKDVNYSVKRFYKELRYLDILILDDLGSEKKSEWRLEILFNIINICYENRKTLFITTNMDKIELEKHLKFNGTDKALDRILNICYVVEFDEKMRKSLSNW; translated from the coding sequence ATGCAAGTAATGAAAATAGAAAAAGATCTAACGGAATTGGAAATAGATATAAGAGATTTTTTTAGGAAAGAAATTAATCCAGACTTATTTACAGTTTCAAAAAAGACTTTAGAACATAAATTTGAAAATTGGGATAAAAACACAATGCAAGAACTAAAAAAGAAACTTGAAAGACTGTGTAGTAACTTTAAAAGTGGAAATAAATATGGTGCAGTCTTTACAGGCGATGTAGGAACAGGGAAAACATTTGCGGTTGATTGTATATATAATGAGCTAAAAGAAAAATTTATTGTTTTAAGGACTAATCTAAGTACTATACTTGAGGTCTTAAAAGACAATTTTAACTCTAATAAAGATGTTAATTATTCAGTAAAAAGATTTTACAAAGAACTAAGATATTTAGATATTTTGATTTTAGATGATTTAGGGAGTGAGAAAAAAAGTGAATGGAGGTTAGAAATTCTTTTTAACATAATTAATATTTGTTATGAAAATAGGAAAACGTTATTCATAACTACTAACATGGATAAAATTGAGCTTGAAAAACATTTAAAATTTAATGGAACTGATAAAGCTTTAGACAGAATTTTAAATATTTGTTATGTCGTTGAATTTGATGAGAAAATGAGAAAGTCATTAAGCAACTGGTAA
- a CDS encoding MerR family transcriptional regulator: protein MLIKEGQLIKAVELAKIIGITDRHVRNLAKEGIIKKTETGKYLFIESLQGYIRYLETKKEADVNLKDEKIKEEISKIKVDTELKKIRIAELKNQLYDAKIVEEVMNNMLVNLKGKLLSVSNKIAPLVIACDNLGEIQSIIHDSISDTLVELSNYNSDLFKNQKHIEEIEEIEIEEIIKRE, encoded by the coding sequence ATGTTGATAAAAGAAGGGCAATTAATAAAAGCTGTAGAATTAGCAAAAATAATAGGTATAACAGATAGGCATGTAAGGAATTTAGCAAAAGAAGGAATTATAAAAAAAACGGAAACAGGTAAATATTTATTCATTGAAAGTTTACAAGGATATATTAGATATTTAGAAACTAAAAAAGAAGCTGATGTAAATTTAAAAGATGAAAAAATAAAAGAGGAAATTTCTAAAATTAAAGTTGATACTGAATTAAAAAAAATTAGAATAGCAGAATTAAAAAATCAATTATACGATGCTAAAATTGTTGAAGAAGTTATGAATAATATGCTTGTAAATCTTAAGGGGAAATTATTATCTGTTTCTAATAAAATAGCACCTTTAGTTATTGCATGTGATAATCTTGGAGAGATACAAAGCATAATACACGATTCTATTAGTGATACATTAGTAGAATTAAGTAATTATAATTCTGATTTATTTAAAAATCAAAAACATATTGAAGAAATAGAAGAAATAGAAATAGAAGAAATTATTAAAAGAGAGTAG
- a CDS encoding phage terminase large subunit family protein, with protein sequence MEKLKNKTESLFKNILKVLNPPPKLTIDTWADNYRKLSSKTSAEPGKWNTKRVPYQKEVMKAISDNKTRKVVMMYGAQLSKTEILLNTFGFYADYDPSPIMYLLPTKELAKDFATTRLNDMILSTPQLKNKIIDSDSRDTITQKEFAGGYIVLVGSNSATELSSRPIRILLADEVDRFPNDVKGEGDPLNLAIARTTTFWNKKIVLTSTPTIKGESRIEDEFENSTQELYHIPCPKCGILQKLEWQNIIFEPIGHKCNSCFNVSNEYEWKKNLEKGVWIAQNDKIDIYDVRGFHISELYSPFSKWSEIIKKFKEAKGDLQKMKVFTNTCLGESFEEKREKLDPIQIQKRVEHYGCEIPDEVHVLTAGVDVQDDRLEIEVVGWGEEEESWGIYYKQFFGNPGKKNVWEQLDRYLDTEFSYKNGEKIKILCTCIDTGGHYTNEAYEFIKPREFKRIFGIKGSSQEAAPFIKRPTKTNKGQISLFSLGVSTGKETIMSRLKIDIPGPRYMHFPDDVERGYTETYFKGLTSENKVVTFEKGIRKVKWKVVGDKRNEPLDLRNYSYAALKILNPDLSRKYKIKGTELVQNQKKGRRMIRKGI encoded by the coding sequence ATGGAAAAATTAAAAAATAAAACTGAAAGTCTTTTTAAAAATATTTTGAAAGTATTAAATCCGCCGCCTAAACTTACAATTGATACTTGGGCTGATAATTATAGAAAACTTAGTTCAAAAACATCAGCAGAACCTGGTAAATGGAATACAAAAAGAGTTCCATATCAAAAAGAAGTTATGAAAGCTATTTCAGATAATAAGACTAGAAAAGTAGTTATGATGTATGGAGCCCAATTATCAAAAACAGAAATATTACTAAATACATTTGGATTTTATGCTGATTATGATCCATCGCCTATAATGTATTTGCTACCAACAAAAGAATTAGCTAAAGATTTTGCTACTACAAGACTTAATGATATGATTTTATCTACACCACAATTAAAAAATAAAATAATTGATAGTGATTCTAGGGATACTATAACTCAAAAAGAATTTGCAGGAGGATATATAGTTTTGGTTGGAAGTAATTCAGCTACTGAGTTATCAAGTAGACCTATAAGAATATTATTAGCTGATGAGGTTGATAGATTTCCTAACGATGTAAAAGGCGAAGGAGATCCATTGAATTTGGCTATTGCACGGACTACTACATTTTGGAATAAGAAAATAGTATTAACATCTACTCCCACAATAAAAGGAGAATCAAGAATTGAAGATGAATTTGAAAATAGTACTCAAGAATTATATCATATACCTTGTCCTAAATGTGGAATATTACAGAAATTAGAGTGGCAAAATATTATATTTGAACCAATTGGACATAAATGTAATAGTTGCTTTAATGTTTCAAATGAATATGAATGGAAGAAAAATTTAGAAAAAGGTGTGTGGATAGCACAAAATGATAAAATTGATATTTATGATGTTAGAGGATTTCATATATCAGAATTATATAGTCCATTTTCAAAGTGGAGTGAAATAATAAAAAAGTTTAAAGAAGCAAAAGGTGATTTGCAAAAAATGAAAGTTTTTACAAACACTTGTCTTGGTGAATCTTTTGAAGAAAAAAGAGAAAAACTAGATCCTATACAAATTCAAAAAAGAGTAGAACATTATGGTTGTGAAATACCAGATGAAGTGCATGTATTAACTGCTGGTGTTGATGTCCAAGATGACCGTTTAGAAATAGAGGTTGTTGGTTGGGGTGAAGAAGAGGAATCATGGGGAATTTATTATAAACAATTTTTTGGAAATCCTGGTAAAAAAAATGTATGGGAACAATTAGATAGATATTTAGATACAGAATTTTCATATAAGAATGGAGAAAAAATTAAAATTTTGTGTACTTGTATAGATACAGGAGGACATTATACAAATGAAGCTTATGAGTTTATAAAACCTAGAGAATTTAAGCGAATTTTTGGTATTAAAGGTAGTTCTCAAGAGGCCGCACCTTTTATTAAAAGACCAACTAAAACTAATAAAGGACAGATATCTTTATTTAGTTTAGGAGTAAGTACAGGTAAAGAAACTATAATGTCTAGGTTAAAAATAGATATTCCAGGACCAAGATACATGCATTTTCCAGATGATGTGGAAAGAGGATATACTGAAACATATTTTAAAGGTTTAACTTCTGAAAATAAAGTTGTAACTTTTGAAAAAGGTATTAGAAAAGTAAAATGGAAAGTTGTTGGAGATAAAAGGAATGAACCTTTAGATTTAAGAAATTATAGTTATGCAGCATTAAAAATTTTGAACCCTGATTTAAGTAGAAAATATAAAATTAAAGGAACTGAATTAGTTCAAAATCAAAAAAAAGGTAGAAGAATGATAAGAAAGGGGATATAA
- a CDS encoding DUF6148 family protein, whose translation MEHYNKEICQEMINMYIEAEKAVLTGQRYRIGSRELERANLSEIVKNRMIWERRLVDLNTGGGSTIKRKKIRGIIPRDL comes from the coding sequence ATGGAGCATTATAATAAAGAAATATGTCAAGAAATGATAAATATGTATATTGAAGCTGAAAAAGCTGTTTTGACAGGTCAAAGATATAGAATAGGTTCAAGAGAATTAGAACGTGCTAATTTAAGTGAAATAGTAAAAAATAGAATGATATGGGAAAGAAGATTAGTAGATTTAAATACAGGTGGAGGAAGTACTATTAAAAGAAAGAAAATAAGAGGGATAATACCCAGAGATTTATAA